Below is a genomic region from Effusibacillus pohliae DSM 22757.
GGTTTGCGCTCGGGTTTGCGGCCATGTTTGCGGTGATCCGCTATGACTATGCGGACTACTGCCGGTATTGGAAGTGGTTGTACGGGTTCGGTGTCGGATCGCTGCTGCTCGTGTTTGCGGTCGGCAGCGTGACGAACGGTGCGCAAAGCTGGTTTCACCTGGGACCGTTCAAGTTCGAACCCGCCGAATTGATGAAAATCATCTTCATCCTGTTCCTTGCACAGTTGCTGCAAAACGCAGAACAAATTGGATCATTCCGGCAATTTGCCAAAATTTTGTCGCTTGTGCTGCTGCCGGTCGGATTGGTGACCCTGCAGCCCGATCTGGGAACGGCGATGATGATGGCTGCGATCGTCTGCGGGATGTTCTGGACGGCAGGCATCGTCCGCCGGCAGATCCTAGTGCTCGTTTCGCTGGCTGGGGGAACGCTGGCTGCTCTCTGGGCGATCTACCTGTTGCGGAAAGACCTGTTTTTTTCGCTGATCCATCCTTATCAATGGGAGCGGCTGACGATGTTTCTCCATCCGGATGCCGCGCAAAACGGCGCCGGTTATCAGTTGCACCAGTCGATGCTGGCAATCGGCGCCGGCCAGGTCTGGGGGGAAGGGCTCTACCGCGGCATTCAGACACAGGGGGCGTGGATTCCGGAGCGGCACACCGACTTTATCTTTGCCGTGATCGGGGAAGAACTCGGCTTTGCCGGAGCCGGATTGTTGCTTTTCTCCTATTGCTGGCTGCTGCTGCGGATGATCAAAATCGGCCGGGAAGCGCGCGACCCGCAGGGTTCGTTGATCGCCGCCGGGGTGGTGTCGATGTTTCTCGTCCAAGTGTTTGAAAATGTGGGAATGACGATGTCGCTGACGCCGATCACGGGCATCACGTTGCCGCTGATGTCCTACGGGGGGAGTTCGATCCTGTCCAGCATGCTGGCGATCGGCCTGGTGCTGAACGTGGGGTACCGGCGGAAGAAAATCAAATTTTAAGCGGTCATATCCTAGTCCTACGGCGAATAGGATATATCACGATCGTGTGGACAAAGGGGGTACGACCGTGAAACAATCGCCATCTTGGGATGAACAAGAAACCCAATTTCCGCCTCCCTCGCATCCCGTGTTTCAAAACCTGCGGGAACAGGACGAACGAACAGGCTACCGCCGGCCGTCATTCAGCCCTTACCGGTTCGCCGGACGGCGGTGGGGAACGCCGGATCGGCCCCGCTTCTCCCGCTGGGACGGCCCTTGGTCGGATCGGGCATACAGAGA
It encodes:
- the rodA gene encoding rod shape-determining protein RodA, translating into MIERAPNKRMEDLDVPIILIVAVLAVLSVLMVSSASRVNLTGDPSYFYIRQALWFALGFAAMFAVIRYDYADYCRYWKWLYGFGVGSLLLVFAVGSVTNGAQSWFHLGPFKFEPAELMKIIFILFLAQLLQNAEQIGSFRQFAKILSLVLLPVGLVTLQPDLGTAMMMAAIVCGMFWTAGIVRRQILVLVSLAGGTLAALWAIYLLRKDLFFSLIHPYQWERLTMFLHPDAAQNGAGYQLHQSMLAIGAGQVWGEGLYRGIQTQGAWIPERHTDFIFAVIGEELGFAGAGLLLFSYCWLLLRMIKIGREARDPQGSLIAAGVVSMFLVQVFENVGMTMSLTPITGITLPLMSYGGSSILSSMLAIGLVLNVGYRRKKIKF